The Streptomyces sp. NBC_00335 DNA window GCGAAGACGGGGAAGCCCGCCTCGCGCACTTCCGCGAGGTCGCGCAGGAGCCCGTCGAGCACGAACGCGGCGATGCCCCGGCGCTGGGCGACGGCGCACACGTTGCCACCGGCGAGCGCGTGGTCGAGGTCGCCGGATTCCACGACGATGACCGAGCCGGGCTCGGCGCGGTAGATGGCCGCGTGCAGCATCAGGTTGTCCCCGGGCTCGCACCGCACCGTGTACGCGGGTCCCGCGACGCGCGGGGCGTCCCACAGCGGGCGGATGCCGATGTCCATGACCTGCTCGCGGCCCAGGAGGTCGGCGAGGGTGGTGGGCGGGACGCCCGTGAAACCGTTTGGCATGTCGGTCCTTTTCTTGACTCCGGTTGTCCCGGGCCCGCCGGGCACCGAGATCGTAGAACACGGTGTACGGCGCGTGCTGCGCCGCGTAGCCCGCGGCGGGCACGGGTGCGGGACCGGTCAGGTCCGGCTGACGCAGAGGGAGTCGGGATCGGGTGTTCCCGGGCGGGAGCATTCCGGGGACGGTACGGGCCTCGGGTGACCGTCGGCCGCGGGCTGCCTCACCCACATGGCGGAACCGGCGAGATCTCCGGCCGGACCGGCCTGCACGGTGGGCGCGTACGCCGATGCCAGCGGGCAGTCCTGCCCCGAAGCGGAGCAGCCTCCGTCGGTTCCCGCGCCCGCGCCGGCGGCCGGGCCCGTGTCGCTCGCGGGCATCGCGGGCATCCCCGCCATCACCGGCACCCCGGCCATATCGGCCATACCCGCCATGGGCGTTCCCGTCACGTGCCCCGTGGACGCGGGATGCGTGAACAGCCCTCCGCAGACGAGCAGCAGCACCGCCAGGACGCCCGCGCCGACCGCCGGGACGCGGTGACGGGCAGGGATGGGCTGCATGTCCCGAGATGCTACGACAGGGGCCCGGACACCTCCTGAACAGGGGCTGAACAGTCCGTCCGAGACCCTTCCCACCGGCTGCTTCGCCGTTAGTGTGTCGCCATGGAGACCCCCACCACCGCACCGGCGAAGTCCGCCGGCGCCCACCGTGACCAGGCCTGAGGCCCCGGACATGGACGCGCCCCGCCACGGCGCCTGGCTTCGTACCGGAATCAGCCGGAACGGCGGCCCGCTCCGGGAAACCGAGCACGTCGTATGGCTGCAGACCGACACCCTCTACGCGGACAGCCGCGGGTTCGCCGGAACCACCTCGTACGACGGCCACCAGATCACCTTCCACCACCACGTCGGCGCCCCCGGCCACGACGTCGGAGTCCTGCGTCCCGACGGCGTCCGCCTGATCGAAACGGGCAGCAACTCCGACGGCAGCACGTTCATGGAGGTCTGGTCCCCCCTGCCGTACGCCCAGGGCCCGACCGGATGCTGGTTCGCCGCGGGCACCCAGACCGTGCGCGTGGGCAACCACGTGGTGCACGTGGACGGCGCCGGGCAGGGCTCGCACCACGTCCTCCTGCGCACCGACCCCGAACCGCCCGGACCGGCGACGGATCAGTCCGAGCAGGTGGAGCCGGCGGATCATGCGTGGCAGGCCGGTCAGCCGGACTGACCCGCCCCGGTGTCCCCTGCCGCGGCCGTACGGGCCTGCCCGCGGCCGAGCAGTTCGGCCAGTCCGCGCCGAGTGGAGGCCATGACCACGCGGTCCTGCGGACGCAGGACGTGGCCGGGGCGCAGGTCCCACACCAGGGCGGGCCGCCTGGCCGTGTCGTAGCCCGGCTCCGTGGCGAGTCCGGGGCGGCGGTCCGCCGGGGCGGCGGTGTCCAGGGCGACGACCCGCCAGGCGCCGGGCCGGAAGGATTCCGCGATGGTGCGGCCCTCCAGCTGGGGATGGCCGGCCACCTCCAGCACCGCGAACACCAGCACCCTGCGCTCCACCGGGATCGCGCCGAGCACCTGGCGGCCCATCATCGCCCCGGCGAACGCGGGCGCGGCCAGGTGGGAGACGCTGCGGCTGCGGGTGAGGGCCGCCGGGTGGGCCTCGCGCAGGGTGCGGTAGACGGCGGTGGCGAACTCGTTGTCGTACAGCCGCATCACCACCCGTACGTCGGGTTTCACCGAGCGGGCGTAGAGCGCGGCCTCCAGGTTGGTGGTGTCCGAACTGGTCACCGCCAGCAGGGCGTCGGCGCGATGGATCCGGGCTGCCTCCAGGACCCCTTCGTCGGTGACGTCTCCGAGCACGACGGGCACGTGCAGGCGGCGTGCGAGGGCGATCCCGCGGGCCGTGGGGTCGGACTCCACGCACACCACGGGGATCCCCAGCTCCCGCAGCCGCGCCAGCACCCGGGCGCCGATCTTGCCGAGGCCGAGCAGGACGACGTGGCCGGAGAGTCCGCGCGGCGGCCTGCGCAGCGCCGTGGCGGTCCGGAAGGCGCCCAGTGCTTCGAGCGCCGCCGCGACGAGGACGGGAAGCAGGAGCAGCCCGACGAAACCGGCCAGGATCTGCAGGAGTTGACGCTCGGTGGGCTGGTCGAGGGCGGGGTCGTTGATCGCGAAGACGTCGAGCAGGGTCAGGTAGACGGCGTGCAGCGGGGTGTCCCCCGTGACCAGGGAGGAGGCCACGGCCAGCGCGCCGACGGCGGCCGTGATCCCGGCCAGTGACCAGCGGAGCCTGCGGGAGAACAGCGAACCCACCGGCAGGGAGACCTGGTTGAGGCGGCGCCCTTCCGGTGCGGCGCCGGCGTGGGAGACCGCTTCCAGCGCGACGATCCCGCGCCCGGTCGCGGCCGCCACCGACCGGGCGTCCGGGAGGAGTTGCGGGCCGCGGTCGCCGCCGAGTTCCGATCCGTCGGCGCCGGCCGGGTCGCCGGCGGTGGTGGAGAGCAGGGCCAGGGTGCACAGCCCCGGGTCGGCGACCTCGCCGGGGCCGGGAGGCGTGCGTTCCACCGCGCGCAGGAGCAGCCCGTCGGCCTGGATCACCTTGCTGGTGCCGGCGACGGCGGAGGCGACGAGGGCGGGGGCGGCCGTATCGGCGTCGGAGAGCACGGTCGTGGCGGAGTCGAGCCCCCGCCGGTCGATCCCCGGTTCCGCGACGAGCGCCGCCTGGTCGAGCAACTCCTCCAGGTGCTGGCCGAGTTTGCGGTTGTAGAGGCGGATGACGAGCCGCAGCCTGGGGTTCAGCCGCCGGGCGACCAGGGCGGCCCGTACGTTCGTCTCGTCGTCCTCGTACACGAGGGCCAGCGCGGCCGCCCCGGCCACCCCGGCGGCGGCCAGCGCCTCCTCGTCGGGGGCGGGAGCCTCCAGCACCCGCAGTTCGGGTACGAGCGCCTCCCCCGCGGCGGCCCGGTCACCGGCGGCCGTACGGATCCGCGCGGCCGGGAACCGTCCCAGCAGTGCGCGCCCGGCGCCGACCCGGGCACGGGTCCGGCCCTGCCCGGGCCCCGTACCGGGCCGCACCTCGCGTCCGGCGGGCACGACCAGCGTCACGCGCTCCTCGTACACGTCGCGGAGCTCCGCCGCCAGCCGGTGGGCGAGCCCGTCGTCCCCGCACACGACCATCAGGTCGGCGGAGTCGGTCTGTTGGCGAGGATGCGCGGAAGGAGAGGACACGGCTCCAGCATGCCGTGTCGTCCGGTCCGACCCGCCGTCGGCCCGTCGTCGTCCCGGGCGGCCGCCCGTGCGTCAGTGGATGACGCTGAAGCTGCGCCAGGGCAGTGCCTCGGGGGCCGTGACGTTCGACAGCGTCGTGCCCACATAGGTGCCGTCGCCGCGGTCGAGCTTGCGGCAGTCTTCCGTCTGGTACAGGACGACGTCCACGAGGGTGTTGTTCTCCACGTGGGTCGCCCCCTTGGGCAGGCCGATCTTCTGGCAGCCCTTGACCGAGGTGTTGATGTAGCTCACCTCGAGCGGCGAGTCGTGGCCGCGGAATTCGAGCATCCCGACGGTGCTCCGGCCCAGGCCCGAGCAGGCGGTGGCCGTCAGCAGCAGCGCTGCCGTTCCCGCGATGATGCTGATACGCCTGCTGTGGGACATGGCGCGGTCCTCGTCTGTGCGGTGATGGCGGTCCTACGCACAGAGTGCCCCGGCACGGCGCGGGCGGCTTCCGCTGCTCCGCCGTCCGGGTGAACGCGGCCCCGTGGCCCCGCGGCCCCGCACCCGACGCCCCGCGGCGACGTGCCGGGGGCCCGGAGCCCACGGGCCCCGCCGCAGGTCCGGGCCGGCCGCCGGTCACGGCCGGCCGGCCCGGGCGCCGGGATCAGACGAGGTCGAACCGGTCCAGGTTCATCACCTTGTCCCAGGCGGCGACGAAGTCCTTGACGAACTTCTCCTTCGCGTCGTCGCTCGCGTAGACCTCCGCGAGCGCGCGCAGCTCGGAGTTCGACCCGAAGACCAGGTCGACCCGGCTGCCGGTCCACTTGACCTTGCCCGTGGCGTCGTCGCGGGCCTCGAAGGTGTTCGCGTCCTCGGAGGTCGGCTTCCAGGTCGTCCCCAGGTCGAGCAGGTTGACGAAGAAGTCGTTGGTGAGGGACCCGGGGGTCGTGGTGAGGACGCCGAGCGGCGACTGCTGGTGGTTCGCCCCGAGCACCCGCAGGCCGCCCACGAGGACGGTCGTCTCGGGGGCGCTGAGGTTCAGCAGGTTCGCCTTGTCGAGCAGCAGGTACTCGGCCGGCAGGCGGTTGCCCTTGCCGAGGTAGTTGCGGAACCCGTCTGCGACCGGCTCCAGCGCGGCGAACGACTCCACGTCGGTCTGCTCCTGCGAGGCGTCCACGCGTCCCGGCGCGAACGGCACCCGGATCTCGACACCGGCGTCCTTGGCGGCCTGCTCGACGCCCGCGCCGCCCGCGAGGACGATCAGGTCGGCCAGCGAGACCTCCTTGCCCCCGGTCTGCGCCGAGTTGAAGGACTCCCGGATCCCCTCCAGGGTGCGCAGTACGCCTCCCAGCTCGTCGGGGTTGTTCACCTCCCACCCGCTCTGCGGCTGGAGGCGGATGCGCGCGCCGTTGGCGCCGCCGCGCTTGTCGCTGCCGCGGAAGGAGGAGGCCGCGGCCCAGGCGGTGGAGACGAGCTGGGACACCGTCAGGTCCGAGGCGAGGACCTTGGCCTTGAGGGCGGCGACGTCCGCGTCGTCGACGAGGGAGTGGGTCACCGCGGGGAGCGGGTCCTGCCACAGCAGGACCTCGGAGGGGACCTCGGGTCCGAGGTAGCGGACGATCGGGCCCATGTCGCGGTGGGTCAGCTTGTACCAGGCGCGCGCGAAGGCGTCCGCGAACTCGGCCGGGTTCTCGTGGAAGCGCCGCGAGATCTGCTCGTAGGCCGGGTCGATGCGCAGCGAGAGGTCGGTCGTGAGCATCGTCGGGGCGTGGGTCTTCGACGGGTCGTGCGCGTCGGGTACGGTGCCCGCTCCGGCGCCGGCCTTCGGCCGCCACTGGTGGGCGCCGGCGGGGCTCTTGAAGAGCTCCCACTCGTAGCCGAAGAGGATGTCGAAGAAGGTGTTGTCCCAGGCGATCGGGGTGTTCGTCCAGATCCCCTCCAGCCCGCTGGTGATGGCGTCGCCGCCCTTGCCGGTACCGAAGGAGTTGGCCCAGCCCAGGCCCTGCGCCTCGATCGGGGCGGCCTCGGGGTCGTCGCCCACGCTCTCCGCGGGGCCCGCGCCGTGGGTCTTGCCGAAGGTGTGGCCGCCCGCGATCAGGGCGACGGTCTCCTCGTCGTTCATCGCCATCCGGCGGAACGTCTCGCGGATGTCGCGCGCCGCGGCGAGCGGGTCGGGGGTGCCGTTGGGGCCCTCCGGGTTGACGTAGATGAGGCCCATCTGCACGGCGCCGAGCGGGTTCTCCAGCTCACGGTCGCCGGTGTAGCGCTCGTCGTCGAGCCAGGTGGTCTCGGGACCCCAGTACACGTCCTCGTCCGGCTCCCAGACGTCGGCGCGGCCGCCGGCGAAGCCGAAGGTCTCGAAGCCCATCGACTCCAGGGCGACATTGCCCGTCAGGATCATGAGGTCGGCCCAGGAGAGGCTCTGGCCGTACTTCTTCTTGACCGGCCACAGCAGACGGCGGGCCTTGTCGAGGTTGCCGTTGTCCGGCCAGCTGTTGAGGGGGGCGAAGCGCTGCTGGCCCGCTCCGGCGCCGCCGCGGCCGTCGCTGATGCGGTAGGTGCCGGCGCTGTGCCAGGCCATGCGGATCATGAACGGGCCGTAGTGGCCGAAGTCGGCGGGCCACCAGTCCTGCGAGGTGGTCAGCACCTCGGCGATGTCCCGCTTCACCGCCGGGAGGTCGAGCGTCTTGAAGGCCGCGGCGTAGTCGAACTCCTCGCCGAGGGGGTTGGCCACGGCGGGGTTCTTGGCGAGGATCTTCAGGTTCAGGCGGTCCGGCCACCACTGGCGGTTTCCGCCGCCTTGGGTCGGGTGGGGGGCACGGTCGTGCGCGACGGGGCAGCCACCGCCGCCCTCGGCCTTCGCGTCCGTGACAATTGCATCGTGGTTCTCAGACATGGGAATCCTTCCGGACCGGACCAGGCGGCCACGGTGATCAGGAACTGCATGCAATGGAACATTTTTTGGGGCACGGGACCCGGCAGCGGGCCTCGGTTTCACGGTCGTCCTGACGCCGGGGCGCTCACCTCGCGGACGGTCTCAAGTCCAGCCTCGCGCTGCTCCGGACCGTTCCTGTCCCTTGGCTATCAACACAACCGATCCTACGATGGACGCAATCCAAGTCAAGAACGACACCAAGCCCACATCCTGTCGGATCCCGGACGTCCGCGGGTAGATTCCCGGGTACCCCGCCGGACCGCCCCTGCGAATCTGAAAGTGGTGAGCCGATATGAGTGACCTGTTGGAGCGGCTGCGCGAGCGCGGTTGGCGGATGACCTCCCAGCGGCGCGTGGTCGCGGAGGTGCTCGACGGTGACCACGTGCACCTCACGGCCGACGAGGTGCACGCCCGCGCGGTGGCGCGGTTGCCGGAGATCTCCCGCGCCACCGTCTACAACGCCCTGGGCGAGCTGGTCTCGCTGGGCGAGGTCCTGGAGGTCACCACCGACGGCCGGGCCAAACGGTACGACCCCAACGCGCACCACCCGCACCAGCACCTGGTGTGTTCCGGCTGCGGCCTGATCCGCGACGTCCACCCCACCGGCGACCCGCTGGCCGGCCTCTCGGCCGAGCAGCGGTTCGGCTTCACGGTGTCCGGGGTCGAGGTCACCTACCGGGGGCTCTGCTCCTCCTGCGCATGAGAGGGGCCGGGCCCGCCGCACGGAGCGGCGGGCCCGGCCCGAAGCGCCCGTACGGATGTCCGCGCACGGTGCGTGAAGTGGACGTCGGCCCCGCCGGACGTCAGCCCCGCCGGACGTCAGCCCCGCCGGACGTCGGTGTCGGGCTGGGCCACCTTGAACAGCGCCCGGGCGATCACCGCGGCGTCCGCGTCGCTGAGGTGCGCGGAGAAGTGCTTCTGGATGCTGCGCATGTAGACCGGGGCCGTGGCCCGATGGGCCTCGGCGCCCTCCGGGGTGATGACGGCCCACGAGGCGCGTTTGTCGTGCGGGTCGGGCAGCTTGGACACGAGCCCGGCGCGCACCATCTCGTCGATCAGGCGGCTGACCCGGGTACGGCTGAGGACCACCCGGTTGGCCACTTCCTGCATCCGTAGCCCGTGCTCTCCGGCCGCCTTGAGTTCGAGCAGCACGTCGTACCACGTCAAGGGGATCCGGCCGTCGCGCTGCACGTCGCTCTCGATGGCGCGCACCGCGGTGTTGTGCGCGAGGAGCATCGCCCGCCACGCCTCAAGTCGATCGTCCTGTCCGTTCACACCGCGATCCTAGCCCCATTGCGTGCGCCCGCACATACTTGTTAAGGTGCGTGCGTACGCACTTATTGATCCTTGATTTTCGGAGGCTGGCTACATGGCGGTTCAGAACCTCTCCCGCGACGAGGTCAAGCAGAAGCTCGACAGTGGCAAGGCCGCGGTCGTCGAGGCCCTGCCGGAGCAGTACTACAAGGAGGCGCACCTGCCGGGAGCGCTGCTGCTGCCCGTCGACGACGTCGACGAGCTGGCTCCGGGCCTGCTGCCCGACAAGGACGCCGAGGTCATCGTCTACTGCACCGGTACGACCTGCTCCAACTCGGGGATCGCGGCCAAGCGGCTCGCGGAGCTCGGCTACTCGAAGGTCTTCACGTACAAGGACGGCAAGGAGGACTGGGTCGGGGGCGGCCTCCCGATCGAGTCCGGCGTCTGAGCGGATCCGCGTCCACACACGAGCAGGAGGAACGGACGATGACCTAGGACAGCAAGGTCACCACCCTGCCCGCGCTCGAAGCGGTGCATGCGGCCAAGTCCCAGTCCCTGGAGGCCGGTGAGCGGCTCGACCGCGTGCTGCGCCGCGCCTTCTCGGGCTCGGCGCGGGCCGCCGTGACGGCCCAGTACGAGTCGGCGCGCGAGGGGCGGGTCAACTGCAGCCCGTACGTGTTCCTCCACGACGGCACCGACCTGGCCAACCCCGGCATCGAGGCGCACGGGGTCAACGGCCACTTCGGGCAGGGGTTCCCGGTGATCGACCGGGACCGCCCGGAGGTGTACGAGGAACTCCTCGCGCACGCCGCACGGTTGCTGCCCTGAGGCCCGACCGGTGGTGCCGGGACCGCCTGATGGCGGGCCCGGCACCGGAGCCGGCCGTCAGACGCGGTCGGCCGCGATCAGCACGTACTGGAAGGAGCCGTCCTTGTAGGACTCGATGAACGCCTCCTCGATGCCGGTGACCAGCGAGGACGTGGCCCGCAGCTCCCAGTAGGGCAGGGTCGCGGGGGTCAGGTCGATGACGGCCTGCGGCACGAGGCGGTTGTCGGCCATGGACCGCAGGTACTCCCGGCGGGAGTGGATGTTGCACTCGAAGTGCGCGTTGATCTGGGAGACCCACTTCGAGGGCTGGCCGTAGCGCGGGTTCCAGCAGCCGGTGATGGTCACGTACCGGCCGCCGACCTTCAGGACGCGGGAGTGCTCGGCGAAGAGGTCGTCCAGGTCGACGTACATGCTCGACTCGTTGTTCCAGGACGCCGCGGCCTGCCCGGTCTCGAAGGGCGTGCCGAGCATGTTGC harbors:
- a CDS encoding Fur family transcriptional regulator, producing the protein MSDLLERLRERGWRMTSQRRVVAEVLDGDHVHLTADEVHARAVARLPEISRATVYNALGELVSLGEVLEVTTDGRAKRYDPNAHHPHQHLVCSGCGLIRDVHPTGDPLAGLSAEQRFGFTVSGVEVTYRGLCSSCA
- the katG gene encoding catalase/peroxidase HPI, with protein sequence MSENHDAIVTDAKAEGGGGCPVAHDRAPHPTQGGGNRQWWPDRLNLKILAKNPAVANPLGEEFDYAAAFKTLDLPAVKRDIAEVLTTSQDWWPADFGHYGPFMIRMAWHSAGTYRISDGRGGAGAGQQRFAPLNSWPDNGNLDKARRLLWPVKKKYGQSLSWADLMILTGNVALESMGFETFGFAGGRADVWEPDEDVYWGPETTWLDDERYTGDRELENPLGAVQMGLIYVNPEGPNGTPDPLAAARDIRETFRRMAMNDEETVALIAGGHTFGKTHGAGPAESVGDDPEAAPIEAQGLGWANSFGTGKGGDAITSGLEGIWTNTPIAWDNTFFDILFGYEWELFKSPAGAHQWRPKAGAGAGTVPDAHDPSKTHAPTMLTTDLSLRIDPAYEQISRRFHENPAEFADAFARAWYKLTHRDMGPIVRYLGPEVPSEVLLWQDPLPAVTHSLVDDADVAALKAKVLASDLTVSQLVSTAWAAASSFRGSDKRGGANGARIRLQPQSGWEVNNPDELGGVLRTLEGIRESFNSAQTGGKEVSLADLIVLAGGAGVEQAAKDAGVEIRVPFAPGRVDASQEQTDVESFAALEPVADGFRNYLGKGNRLPAEYLLLDKANLLNLSAPETTVLVGGLRVLGANHQQSPLGVLTTTPGSLTNDFFVNLLDLGTTWKPTSEDANTFEARDDATGKVKWTGSRVDLVFGSNSELRALAEVYASDDAKEKFVKDFVAAWDKVMNLDRFDLV
- a CDS encoding RraA family protein, whose translation is MPNGFTGVPPTTLADLLGREQVMDIGIRPLWDAPRVAGPAYTVRCEPGDNLMLHAAIYRAEPGSVIVVESGDLDHALAGGNVCAVAQRRGIAAFVLDGLLRDLAEVREAGFPVFARGVVPIPGAKKKLGSLGGTVRVGGVSVHPGDIVVADEEGIVVTPAARQEEVLSAALDKLAKEAGQSLDAWEEQHRARIEEALGGLGFTG
- a CDS encoding rhodanese-like domain-containing protein, with translation MAVQNLSRDEVKQKLDSGKAAVVEALPEQYYKEAHLPGALLLPVDDVDELAPGLLPDKDAEVIVYCTGTTCSNSGIAAKRLAELGYSKVFTYKDGKEDWVGGGLPIESGV
- a CDS encoding NAD(P)-binding protein, whose product is MVVCGDDGLAHRLAAELRDVYEERVTLVVPAGREVRPGTGPGQGRTRARVGAGRALLGRFPAARIRTAAGDRAAAGEALVPELRVLEAPAPDEEALAAAGVAGAAALALVYEDDETNVRAALVARRLNPRLRLVIRLYNRKLGQHLEELLDQAALVAEPGIDRRGLDSATTVLSDADTAAPALVASAVAGTSKVIQADGLLLRAVERTPPGPGEVADPGLCTLALLSTTAGDPAGADGSELGGDRGPQLLPDARSVAAATGRGIVALEAVSHAGAAPEGRRLNQVSLPVGSLFSRRLRWSLAGITAAVGALAVASSLVTGDTPLHAVYLTLLDVFAINDPALDQPTERQLLQILAGFVGLLLLPVLVAAALEALGAFRTATALRRPPRGLSGHVVLLGLGKIGARVLARLRELGIPVVCVESDPTARGIALARRLHVPVVLGDVTDEGVLEAARIHRADALLAVTSSDTTNLEAALYARSVKPDVRVVMRLYDNEFATAVYRTLREAHPAALTRSRSVSHLAAPAFAGAMMGRQVLGAIPVERRVLVFAVLEVAGHPQLEGRTIAESFRPGAWRVVALDTAAPADRRPGLATEPGYDTARRPALVWDLRPGHVLRPQDRVVMASTRRGLAELLGRGQARTAAAGDTGAGQSG
- a CDS encoding MarR family winged helix-turn-helix transcriptional regulator yields the protein MNGQDDRLEAWRAMLLAHNTAVRAIESDVQRDGRIPLTWYDVLLELKAAGEHGLRMQEVANRVVLSRTRVSRLIDEMVRAGLVSKLPDPHDKRASWAVITPEGAEAHRATAPVYMRSIQKHFSAHLSDADAAVIARALFKVAQPDTDVRRG